In bacterium, a single genomic region encodes these proteins:
- a CDS encoding response regulator: MAKKILVVDDEVELTKAMTIRLTAAGYEVSIAHDGEEALKKARQEKPDLIILDLMLPKIDGYKVCRLLKFDQKYREIPIIMVTARVEEDDKRLGMETGTDEYITKPFDWSDLLEKITKFIPCEEKE, translated from the coding sequence TTGGCTAAAAAGATATTAGTAGTGGATGATGAAGTGGAGTTAACCAAAGCTATGACGATCAGGTTAACTGCAGCAGGTTATGAGGTGAGCATTGCTCATGATGGAGAGGAAGCTTTAAAAAAAGCCCGCCAGGAGAAACCTGATCTTATTATTTTGGACTTGATGTTACCCAAAATAGATGGGTATAAGGTGTGCCGTCTTCTTAAATTTGACCAGAAGTATAGAGAGATACCTATAATAATGGTTACTGCCAGGGTTGAGGAAGATGATAAGAGATTGGGCATGGAGACAGGCACTGATGAATATATTACAAAACCATTTGACTGGTCAGACCTTTTGGAAAAAATAACTAAATTCATACCATGTGAGGAGAAAGAATGA